The following nucleotide sequence is from Anopheles stephensi strain Indian chromosome 3, UCI_ANSTEP_V1.0, whole genome shotgun sequence.
acaaataaataatgctGCGCTTGTCTATAGATATATGCCGGGTTCGCCGGTTAGCCCTATTAGCGCCGGACGCACAGTTAATTCTTACAcaccaaaaacacaacaaaacaacaaacagaacgGAAAACATTGTAAACAGCCTTTTTTTCGTATTCCGCTTACTAGCCACACTATGGTTTGCTACAGATAGATGACTAAGGATGAGGATATTTTTGAGCGCTGTGTAGTAGCTTTGTGCTGTGCGGAGGTTGATTGTCAACCCGGTGCAGCAGCCCCATCGGTTTGTGATCGGAACAGAACGCCACAACATCTAAATGCTACAAAGATGCTAATGGTAATATCGACGCTAAACTTAGTTATTGTTTCCTTCcacacgtttttttttacagtatttatcACCATCAATAGATGTTGCCGTTTGTAGAGACCGTTGGGAGCTTAAGTTAATAACACTTCTCGATAGAATATAGGCAGCTGCGGGTTCTATCTAGCTTAGCTAAAATTAGTAACTTAGTAAAATTTTACACATCACATGGCAggtggtgaaggtggatggaaaactctcagggccctcaGGACTACCACCAAGGGTGCCTGcctgtcttcttttcaatttgaggctagagagagccatccgcgactcagAGGTGCAATCTTCGGAGACCATCTCTTTTTATATCTATCAGAGACCATCTGGGTTCAATACTAGAATTCAAGGGCAAGTACGATTGTATGTATGGAGAATATGATAATTTCTAAATTTTGGCAACAAATCAAAGCTTAAGTCCAACTAAGCTAGTTATGCCGCACGGGGCTGCCTACATTCTATCTGAGGTGAGATTTTAACCTGAAGTGTTCCTGATAGTCTCTACACATTCATTCCAGCATTGCACGCACTGTTTGAGTAAATATTATTGTCATGCGCCTTTTGGATCCTATCACTCGGGACATGTGATTTTAGCAACCCTTCCTtccactcgctctctctccctccctcggGGTTTGCATTCTAGTTGCAGTTGAATGTTTCAATACGATTACAATTATTATCCGTTTTTAATGGTTAGTCAGTACCGTGTACATATGTTTTCTAGACTCTAGCGCACGGTTTCGTATAAAGATGGAAGCATTTGGCTCTGTGTGTACACTAGCGGAACGATGATTTGTATCGTTGCATTCCAATGTCTAATTATTCGATAGGAGAGAAATCGACCTGCTCATATCATCGAAATACCACTAGGGCTGGTTATAAGGTTGGTTTTTTTAACCGATTATGTGATTCTTAATTTTGATTccccccaacaaaaaaaccctcaaacacactagaaaaaaaccccctgaaacatgaaacaaacgagcgaacgaaacaaacacaatacATATATCGCAATGTACACGGCTGTCCAATATCCCCCCTGTGATCATCCGCCTGTGCTGCCTTTTTAAACCAAATCCGGGTTCAATATTTGTGCCACGCTGGTGTACGTGCCGAAGATAAATCCCAGTATGCCAAACACCATAATGGCCACATCCTTCCACAGCACCCAATAGTGCCTTCCCAGCTTGTCCGGCCAGAAGGTAACGATTTCAATCAGTGGCGGAAAGATAAGGGCCAGCGTAGAGCTGCTGACCGCTCCAACGAGTGAAATGACGGCCCCGAGGTTCGGTATCATGGCGGCCAGTATGAAGGTAAAGACGACGAGCGAAACCCGGGTTAGATATTCACCGATCAGTCGCGACTGTTCCGTGTGCAGCCGTCGCCTGATGTGCACGCTCAGTATCGACATCGGCACGAAGAATTGTAGCGAGTAGGAGAAAAAGATGGCGAGTGCCATCATGATGCGCACCAGCTGTGCAATACTGCATGCGAGGAAAAGCAAAGGAAGTTCATTAAACATCGAATCAGTGCCGAACCAGGCTTTACTTACAATTCCTCGCCGGGAAGATTGAGCGTAATGCTGCCCTTAACCGAATCACCGTACTTCAGATAACCGAAGAAACCGACGGCGGTGTACAGGCAGGCGACAATTACCATGCCGGTGTTCAGCACGCCCGACCAGCCGCCAAAGTCTTCCGGTGTTTTCATGTTGTTCTCCAGCGGCAGTACCATGCCGATGCCCTCGAACGCGTAGATCGCTGTACCGAAGTAGAGCGGTAGCTGGGCCCACGTGGCGTACGGCTTGACGGTATGCGTGTTGGGCAGATCCTGCAGCATGTAGTAGAAGGTACAGGAAAGTCCTACAAGCAGAGGGAGAACGATCGTTTAACTTCAGGAGCTTCCTTGCGGGCTCAACCTTGCCTTCCAACGACTCACCCGTAACCGTCAGTAACGCGGCAATCAACGAGATCGGTGTAAGGTACTTTAAATTCTTCACCAAATTTAGCAGCACCATCGgaataagcagcagcagcagatacaCACGCGTGTGCAGATCGAAGAAATAGTGCGCGATGACTTCGCGCAAATTGGCCGCCACAAACACAAAGTACACGCAGCAGAACCCCAGCTGCGTGATGACCAGAAACATGTTGATCAGATTGGTGGCCAGCTTCGAGTACCGCCGCAGCCCGATCGGGCCAGATTCGAACGCACGCTGACACACGTCGgcaaagcttagcgagggtaCCTGCAGCCGCCGGCACAGCTCGTGCGAACAGTTCACCAGCATGTGCATACAGTGCGTACAGATTGCGCCCATAAGCAGGGTCCCGAACAGGCCGACGTACAGCCCGGCGTGCTTGAATGCGTCCGGCATTGCGAGGATGCCGGTGCCGATGTTACCCTTCAGCAGGTGGATCATGGTGTCGAGGTTCGTGGTCGGATGTTCCAGTGTGCGGTGCATCGACGGTTCGTACGGCTCGCCCGACGACGACCCGTACGTGGGGTCTTCCTTGGCCATCAAGCTGTCCGTATCGTTCGATGCGTCGACGATCATGTTTTCGGGCGAACTGCGAAGGTCGGGCCGGGCGAGAAGTCGCTGATGCTCGGCCAAAGGATCCAGACCCGATCCGTTGCTTGCGCCGTCGGCCGCACTGCCCAGCAAGGGttcacgttcgtttttcatcTTGCGGGCGCTCTGTTGGATGATAAACGGGGAATGGAATTATAAGTCGGAAAAGCATTCATGTATGTGTTATTGTTTGGGTGAAAGTAGTGCAGGTGCCCAGGAAACAGTTCAAGGATTAATTGGTGGATATAATATAGGGATGTATCGTCACACCAAGATTACCAAGACGCGTATCACATTCAATGCACGAACATCAGGCTACTTCCAAGAAGTACTGTGTTTGCGTTTGATCTTTCTTACCACAGGCTAGGTTGGGAAATCTGCAAAAGAGGTTAAGGACACATCCAGTTGTCTCTATAGACCAGACCAACAACACCAACCCCGACAAATATGAGGGTATACAAAGAACCAATAGACTGGTATCGTTCTTCACTGCGTCATTATTAATATTCTTGCTTCGTAAACTTGCACATCTTTTctacagtttcttcttctttgacactacaacctcgtcgagcagtttccgctTGCCATGTCTAGTTTCCTTggcttagttttacccgtagctggattgCCTGATAAGTCCAGCATTGAATGTCCTTTACACTGCAGGACTggtgttcaaatctcatccagaccgcctcctcgtactggcag
It contains:
- the LOC118511236 gene encoding proton-coupled amino acid transporter-like protein CG1139 isoform X2; protein product: MKNEREPLLGSAADGASNGSGLDPLAEHQRLLARPDLRSSPENMIVDASNDTDSLMAKEDPTYGSSSGEPYEPSMHRTLEHPTTNLDTMIHLLKGNIGTGILAMPDAFKHAGLYVGLFGTLLMGAICTHCMHMLVNCSHELCRRLQVPSLSFADVCQRAFESGPIGLRRYSKLATNLINMFLVITQLGFCCVYFVFVAANLREVIAHYFFDLHTRVYLLLLLIPMVLLNLVKNLKYLTPISLIAALLTVTGLSCTFYYMLQDLPNTHTVKPYATWAQLPLYFGTAIYAFEGIGMVLPLENNMKTPEDFGGWSGVLNTGMVIVACLYTAVGFFGYLKYGDSVKGSITLNLPGEEFIAQLVRIMMALAIFFSYSLQFFVPMSILSVHIRRRLHTEQSRLIGEYLTRVSLVVFTFILAAMIPNLGAVISLVGAVSSSTLALIFPPLIEIVTFWPDKLGRHYWVLWKDVAIMVFGILGFIFGTYTSVAQILNPDLV
- the LOC118511236 gene encoding proton-coupled amino acid transporter-like protein CG1139 isoform X1 gives rise to the protein MEDFTPLINLQSARKMKNEREPLLGSAADGASNGSGLDPLAEHQRLLARPDLRSSPENMIVDASNDTDSLMAKEDPTYGSSSGEPYEPSMHRTLEHPTTNLDTMIHLLKGNIGTGILAMPDAFKHAGLYVGLFGTLLMGAICTHCMHMLVNCSHELCRRLQVPSLSFADVCQRAFESGPIGLRRYSKLATNLINMFLVITQLGFCCVYFVFVAANLREVIAHYFFDLHTRVYLLLLLIPMVLLNLVKNLKYLTPISLIAALLTVTGLSCTFYYMLQDLPNTHTVKPYATWAQLPLYFGTAIYAFEGIGMVLPLENNMKTPEDFGGWSGVLNTGMVIVACLYTAVGFFGYLKYGDSVKGSITLNLPGEEFIAQLVRIMMALAIFFSYSLQFFVPMSILSVHIRRRLHTEQSRLIGEYLTRVSLVVFTFILAAMIPNLGAVISLVGAVSSSTLALIFPPLIEIVTFWPDKLGRHYWVLWKDVAIMVFGILGFIFGTYTSVAQILNPDLV